One Candidatus Saccharibacteria bacterium RAAC3_TM7_1 genomic region harbors:
- a CDS encoding hypothetical protein (RAAC3_TM7_1_667): MNDNVYDDMALEHIAKEKFGMTVDIDHVIARNVPVSHVATATLFLTSKKQLLLYINAHSKLLLGDVKKIVTRMGLVPELFVPPKGQPQYFDEIGREHYKKVFPGLSHPSKEDIIYYRTLAPYNPALVQIAEVKNGEVRQFDTDASSGWRVATKFAYRRIKTS; the protein is encoded by the coding sequence ATGAACGACAATGTCTATGACGATATGGCACTCGAGCATATTGCCAAGGAGAAATTCGGCATGACCGTAGATATTGATCATGTGATCGCCCGCAATGTGCCGGTGAGTCATGTGGCGACAGCGACGCTTTTTTTAACGAGTAAGAAGCAGTTACTGCTCTATATCAACGCCCATTCCAAATTGCTCCTCGGTGATGTGAAAAAGATCGTGACGCGCATGGGGTTGGTGCCAGAGCTATTTGTGCCACCAAAAGGTCAGCCGCAGTATTTTGATGAGATCGGTCGCGAACATTATAAAAAAGTATTTCCTGGCCTTTCACACCCGAGCAAAGAAGATATTATTTATTATCGTACGCTTGCACCGTACAACCCTGCCCTCGTGCAGATTGCCGAAGTTAAAAACGGCGAAGTCCGTCAGTTTGATACTGATGCTTCGAGCGGCTGGCGCGTAGCGACGAAATTTGCGTATCGGCGAATTAAGACAAGCTAA